A genomic region of Paenibacillus sp. PL2-23 contains the following coding sequences:
- a CDS encoding TadE family protein — protein sequence MQGKYLNSLQSWREDQRGSFTLEAVTVFPVLLAMVLAFLFLGMYLYQQTIVLYAASVTAERAAFSWDNSNREPETGMLLSPSYDSLYRNLGSDGALASVFGLRADSANHSVEWPAEGGDGTASAERGQGGGPAGKLLAASEWMAVAQLPYRGTVSYKSGGLRRSVEVKLRHPLSLSSWEKGWTRGEAAAAGQGIVVDPVEFVRSVDLARYYWRKFADYPNGRTTARSRAGEVLSSYGQATP from the coding sequence ATGCAAGGAAAATATTTGAATAGCCTTCAAAGCTGGCGCGAGGACCAGAGAGGCAGCTTTACGCTTGAGGCGGTGACGGTGTTCCCCGTGCTGCTCGCGATGGTGCTCGCTTTTCTGTTCCTCGGCATGTATTTGTATCAGCAGACCATCGTGCTTTATGCCGCCTCGGTCACTGCCGAGAGGGCCGCGTTCAGCTGGGACAACAGCAACAGAGAGCCGGAGACCGGCATGCTGCTGAGCCCCAGCTATGACAGCCTGTACCGTAATCTGGGATCGGATGGCGCTTTGGCTAGCGTATTCGGTCTCCGAGCGGACAGCGCGAACCATAGCGTCGAATGGCCGGCAGAAGGCGGAGATGGCACAGCTTCGGCTGAACGAGGGCAAGGGGGTGGACCAGCCGGGAAGCTGCTGGCGGCTTCTGAATGGATGGCTGTTGCCCAGCTGCCTTACAGGGGCACGGTCTCCTATAAGAGCGGCGGCTTGCGCCGATCCGTTGAAGTGAAGCTGCGCCATCCGCTGTCGCTATCGTCTTGGGAGAAGGGCTGGACCAGGGGAGAGGCGGCCGCTGCTGGCCAAGGGATCGTAGTTGATCCCGTTGAGTTTGTTCGTAGCGTGGACCTGGCCCGCTATTATTGGAGGAAATTTGCGGATTACCCCAATGGCAGAACAACCGCAAGAAGCAGAGCGGGCGAGGTGCTGTCGTCCTATGGACAGGCAACGCCGTAA
- a CDS encoding AAA family ATPase, which produces MKRRKLWAGPIRGKALLGGWAEDRRGSIVLEAALVMPFLLFLLAAFAMLISLCGAQMALHTAASHSVRQLAAHMYPAELAHQQLHGAASSAAALPVPLPEWSEVAADAAEWLPDPAGELVSSALRGDWRPLQNMAATELGGGVIEPYVRQYANAYLLKPERIRLGYIALPDLANKEEAYIAITLEYEYPFRLPFLEEPIVLREQAMERVWVSDAAPAAYSGESEGEALPLQIVSISPNPLRPGQKATVIVKTEPGASVSLGVTYKSGASKAKHLGLAAADGDGYVQWTWHVSGNTTPGIWELTVQGHGREGSVSKHFAVEKKSN; this is translated from the coding sequence ATGAAACGACGCAAACTGTGGGCTGGTCCTATTAGAGGAAAGGCATTATTGGGCGGCTGGGCGGAGGATCGCCGCGGCTCCATTGTGTTGGAGGCAGCGCTCGTGATGCCGTTTCTCTTGTTTCTGCTGGCCGCCTTTGCCATGCTGATCTCGTTGTGCGGGGCTCAGATGGCGCTCCATACGGCGGCCTCGCACAGCGTCCGCCAGCTCGCGGCTCATATGTACCCCGCAGAGCTTGCACATCAGCAGCTGCATGGAGCGGCGAGCAGCGCGGCGGCTTTGCCCGTTCCGCTGCCCGAATGGAGCGAGGTTGCCGCCGATGCCGCGGAGTGGCTTCCCGACCCTGCCGGGGAGCTTGTCTCTTCTGCCCTTCGCGGAGATTGGCGGCCGCTTCAGAATATGGCGGCGACCGAGCTGGGGGGAGGCGTTATTGAGCCCTATGTGCGCCAATACGCCAACGCATACCTATTGAAGCCTGAGCGCATTCGGCTGGGATACATCGCATTGCCTGATCTTGCTAATAAGGAAGAGGCTTATATTGCCATCACGCTGGAATACGAATACCCCTTCCGTTTGCCGTTTCTGGAGGAGCCGATCGTGCTGCGTGAGCAAGCGATGGAGCGGGTATGGGTGAGCGACGCGGCGCCGGCCGCATACAGCGGGGAATCCGAAGGGGAAGCTCTGCCGCTGCAGATCGTATCCATTTCGCCAAATCCGCTTAGACCGGGCCAGAAGGCGACTGTCATCGTGAAGACGGAGCCCGGGGCCAGCGTCTCGCTCGGCGTTACCTACAAGAGCGGGGCCAGCAAAGCGAAGCATCTTGGTTTGGCGGCAGCTGACGGAGATGGGTATGTACAGTGGACGTGGCATGTTTCGGGCAATACGACGCCCGGCATATGGGAGCTGACGGTCCAGGGGCATGGACGCGAGGGCAGTGTGTCCAAGCATTTTGCCGTGGAGAAAAAATCGAATTGA
- a CDS encoding prepilin peptidase: protein MVAVTASAVLIMLSFVSDVSRGIIPNWLTGCAFVTGLLYQGLFAGEDAASWLGSIGGAAAGFVPLLLLYVLGGIGAGDVKLFGGLGAWLGAAAVLQLLAYAILYAGAIGVVLLLLRRSFALKLFLGLRFAFIREGDSLKRRWFSWAESGTSFPFMLAVAPAALTLWLM from the coding sequence ATGGTTGCTGTAACAGCCTCGGCCGTGCTCATTATGCTTTCATTTGTGTCAGACGTCAGCAGGGGTATCATTCCCAATTGGCTGACGGGCTGCGCATTTGTAACGGGACTGCTGTATCAGGGGCTCTTTGCAGGCGAGGATGCGGCGAGCTGGCTAGGATCGATTGGAGGAGCGGCGGCGGGCTTTGTACCGTTGCTTCTGCTGTACGTGCTGGGAGGCATCGGCGCCGGCGACGTGAAGCTGTTCGGCGGCCTGGGCGCATGGCTGGGAGCGGCGGCGGTTCTGCAGCTGCTGGCCTATGCGATTCTGTATGCGGGGGCAATAGGCGTCGTCCTGCTGCTGCTTCGGCGATCGTTTGCCCTCAAGCTATTCCTTGGCTTGCGCTTCGCATTCATTCGGGAAGGCGATTCTCTGAAGCGGCGCTGGTTCAGCTGGGCGGAATCCGGTACGAGCTTTCCGTTTATGCTGGCCGTCGCGCCCGCAGCCTTGACCTTATGGCTTATGTAG
- a CDS encoding Flp1 family type IVb pilin, which yields MNKMMNHVKRFMRKEDGIGTLEVILIVAVVIIIALLFKDWIVALVQDALDKADNDARKIFE from the coding sequence ATGAACAAAATGATGAATCACGTTAAACGTTTTATGCGGAAGGAGGATGGGATCGGCACGCTTGAGGTTATTCTTATCGTTGCCGTTGTCATCATTATTGCCCTGTTGTTCAAGGATTGGATCGTAGCTCTGGTGCAGGACGCGCTGGACAAGGCGGATAACGATGCAAGGAAAATATTTGAATAG